In the Silene latifolia isolate original U9 population unplaced genomic scaffold, ASM4854445v1 scaffold_279, whole genome shotgun sequence genome, tattcgggaatagttggaaggctagaaaggttacctttgtgttcttgtgccatattgacttcagatcgttcaggcctggaatagggtgctgatccgggattgcctccttttcggtaggagcttttctgttagtgtgtccatagccttgctttcctccggatgagttcgtcctgaagttgaggtcttcttccaatctgacatgctctaaagcgatggattgaacagtggcaaaggtcgGACAAGCTTTTTAGTCggtgcatagatgtcactgtcaagcaggactccttgctcAAGGCTTCCACGCTGTTTCTTCATCAcacgggaatggccaccttttctttgacaaatcggcgagaaattctttgagagattcttgggAAGTTGCTTTACCCAGAGCAGttcgggtctcttggccatatctctgcttgcttgcgaattgttgattgaaggcattgatcaattcccgcaaaattcttgatacctccatttgggggattgatgaaccattgtaatctttgctcgatcggggttgtaccaaagcctttacacatgcggaCTTGCTCGAGTTCACATGGGTATTGAGGCGCCAAcattttctgtttgaatatggcaacgtgattttgtgaatcggaggttccatcataagttctcatggacggaacagtaaatttcttggggagatcaatttttgcaatttcatctgcaaagggtgaatcttgAAAGTCGTCAACTTCTACTTGACCACGTGGTCGGCACTCGGGtatgttttctattttgttgtggagtttttgaatttctcgaagcatggccatcattattgtcGCCCGGTTTTGTTTGTCTCATGattgggaatggttggggtgtcggataatgtatccttctccgaggttccaaaattggagaagtctatgtttttgataatggatgaaaaTGGGGTTCTGGTTGAATCGGTCTTGGATCCTGAAgcttgattttccaatttttcttgaGGCTAGACTCGATTCTTTCGGCCTATTGATTTACGCCTCTGCCAAAAtttgccttctcttggattgtctccaattctttgatcttggccagggcagccgctaattgttgttctgcggtaagttccaccatttttgtgtgaatattaaatgaaaaatgataagggaaattttattggttgaagaactagatgccccacggtgggcgccaattgttttagcaggattttccctaaAAGGACCCGGTCTATTTATTACGTGATCatggtatctagttctataaattAGAAATAAAAGTATGAACGGATGACAGAAGAGAATATAATATAAATTGTGTTATTATGTTTTTAATATAGGCTAAATATAAACATGCGTATAAACTCAAATACTAGAGAGAAAATAGAGGATAATTTGTGATATGTATTGATTAATAAGCAAAAAATgtgtatctcctttacaattgtgTTTTCATTCTATTTATACTTCTCAAATGATAACGTTGGATGTTGTTCAACGTTCCTCTTAGCCGTTGGTAGCTACTTCCTGAAATATAGCGCACACctcctattaatccgcttgactgaGTCCTCTTCAATGAACGTGGGCTTCTTCCCTTTTATACGATCAGTTATATGGGAATAAGATGCTTTTGgaattggacttggtcttccatgaAAATAGGGCATGATCATTTCCTTTATGTGATAGTCACATTGTCTGGTAATTCAATACAGCCTGCCCGAGAGCTCTGCCAGGCTATTCTATGCTTTCcttcaggcttctcttccagtatAAGGCAAGCTGATTGCAATAATAGCTAGAATGGTCCGGTCTTCATCTTCTTTAGTCAGCCTTGTaaagtcaggccaggttatggtcaggccaggcGAATCTGGGCCTAACAGTTGGTCTTAACTATTATGGGGTaagactcaaaataaggacgcaACTTGGCACATgacataatcaaagctaaaacatacttttcaagtaaatcatacctcatttctgcatctagtagacttttacttacatggtagacagggtgttgttggccTTCTAGTTCCTATATCAAGACTGCACTTACCGCGGTTTCAGTGACGGAGAGGTATACTGACAGGGGTTTCCCCTTTTTCTGGCTTGGCCAGTAAAGGTGGAGATGAGAGGTATAATTTTAAATCTTGAAAAGCTTCTTCATGTTCTGGGGTCCACTGGAATTGCTTATTTTTTCTGAGTAGGTTGTAAAAAGTTTTGCACCTTTCAGATGATCTGGATATAAACCTGCTCTGGGCTGCAACTCTTCCTGTCAATTTTTGAATGTCTTTGATATATTTAGGTCACTGTAGCTCTAGAATAGCCTTGATCtattcagggctggcttctatgcctcttttggtcaccatatAACCTAGGAACTTCCATGCagaaactccaaagtggcattttgcacggttgagcttcatgttatatttttccaGGATTTGAAATGCTTGCTCCAAGTGCTTCACATGGTCTTGTTCATTCTTGGACTTTACTACCATGTCGTCAATGTGGACCTCCATGGTGTCCCCTATTTGctccttgaacatcatgttgaccaggcgctggtatattgcccctgcattctttagaccgaatggcatggcagtgtaacagtatatgccccggtctgtaatgaatgcagtactctcctggtcagtgTATGGGTAAAAATAGCCTCTAATTTTCATCATGATGTGGCAACTCGCTATTGGGTAAAACAGAAGCACACAGATCAATGACAAGGCAGCAGACTGCTAGACACCAGGAAGAACAAGGGGGGGGATGAACCTGGACATTCAAGTAAAACGAAGGCCACGGTTGAACCAAATAACAAACAGCCAGCAGGAACGTTGAAATGGTCAGCAGGAACATTGCGTTATCAGCAGgagctttgacaaagtcagcaaccacttcctatttcATAAGAAGTGGAGCATACGATTGAGAAAATATAGGGACATGTGCGACAATTCAAGAAAGACTATAAAAAGAGCAACAAACATTAGATTCCTCATTCCATATTCACTCCACCCGAAGAAATATCACTAACCAACCTGGAACACTCAATAATTAACACACTTAGAATCATATACACATTTCGTATCATTTGTACTTAGTCATTTGGATATTACTGTTGTTCCTCCTGATTGTTCCAGCTAGTTTTGCCCTCGAATACTATTactactagtggatcattggtgggataccattcccccgcggtttttcccacattttgggtttcAGCGTCACCATTTTTGCTTGTGTCATTTATCTTTCTTTGTTTATCGTTCGCTTTCCTTTCATACTAGTTATTTACTTTCGTTCTCGATGTGTTCTCACTACTGACCTACTTAAGTATTTAAACACCATATTTTAATTGAaatagccgcattgactcacaaatctttagtcggtaaaatcttaccaaaacaatttggcgcccaccgtggggcattgtggttaaATCTTGGTTAAAATATCTCTTTTCGAAATATCCTAACATCTCTATAGTTGATCATGTCAGGATCCAATCAAAACGTATCAGATCCGATGAGTACATCAGTGCAAACTCTAGTAATAGGGGCGGTGCCAGCAACCTCCAGTGTTCCAACAATGGCGGCCCCTACCACCAGAGTGACTGCAGGCCAGGACCAGCCCCAAGTATCAGTAAAGCCTCCTTACTCCCCCAAAATCACAGATTTGGGAGCAACGAAGGCTGGGAAATCACCAATTATCAATCCTGTGCCCAAGCCTAATAGGGATGGGAGCCCGCAATGCCCAGGATTACCAGGACACCTGACAGGAGCCCGTCTCCCAGGAGCGTCACAACCAGATCCGGTACAGCAGTTGCTCCAAGGGATGACATCCTTGCAGCAGGCGGTGATAGGGCTACAAAGGGACAACAAGTCCTTACAGGAAAAGACAGATGCAGTGTCACCCCTGGGAACGACCCAGCAGATGGCAAGGTCAACACTCGGCCAGGGGAATGCCAGGGAGTACTCAGGGAGGCTACTGCTGCAAAACCTAGTGATCAGACTCGATATGGATATGCTGCCGCCAGGGGTAACCACGCCACCCGAGCAAGTATATCTAGCAGGAACGGTGGCCGCCTAGGGTACAATCCAACCACCAGGGGTTCCACCACCACCAAAGATGCTGCAAACATACCCTATGGTACTCAATCCTGTGGGATTAGGAGCACTAACTCCAGATCCCATACCAACAACCAGCAGTACTCTAGTGGTACCAAGAAGCAATCCAGGGGAGCAGTCAGCAAGAAATGCATATCCTGGGATGCGCTCCTATATGCCATATACTCCAGACAGCCAGTTCAAGCCTATTGTGAACTCAACACCATTACCTGGAAGCTACATGGTTCCTCCTTACATGTCGGGAGGAACAAGAAACCCATATGGGGTCTACTCAAAGACCCCACAACCAGGGTATGGGGTAGGAAGCCATGTAGAACAACAGTTGCAGGATATCAGGTCCCTGCTTAGCAAGGTCCCAGGTTTACCACGTCCCATGGAGGTGGCGACCCCGGAGTGCTATGTGGATTCCCCATTTGTGGATAGCATTGCCCTTGTCAGCATGCCCAAGGGGTTCACCACGCCAACAATGACGTTGTATGATGGAACAGAGGACCCACTAGAGCACATCAACTAGTACAAACAGAAAATGATGGTGGTTGCAGCAACATGGCCTGAAAAGGAAGCatgtatgtgcaaaggattcggttcCACCTTGTCAGGAGCCGCACTCCAATGGTTCGTTAACCTTCCCAACGAGTCTATTTCCAGCTTCGCTGGGTTGGGAAATATTTCCAATCAGCAGTTCGCAAGCAGTCGCAAGCCAGACAAATCATCCAGTGATCTATACCGGATCGTCCAGAGGTTCGAGGAGTCCACCACGGATTATCTCGCCAGATTCAATATGGAAAAAATATATATCCCTAGGTGCGACCCTACAACAGCAGTCAATGCCTTTAGAAGAGGACTGCATAGCGACTCTGATTTGTACAAGGATCTCACTAAGCACCCATGTGCCACCTTTGAGGAAGTCAAGAAAATGGCAGAGGCTACTTATCGCCTAGAGGAGAATGAGGATAGAAGGGACCTATACGGAACAGAGTCGTCCATCAGAAAAATCACAACAGAGAAGAAGAACGAAAGAGCCAAACCCTATAGCAAGAACACAGTGAACAAAGTCTCAGGAGAAACAGAGAGCACCGAGGCTCCACTTAAGCTCAACGAGTATGGTTTCACCACTGGACTTGCTGGGGTATTGAAGGAAATCAGGGAACTAGGGCAAAGGGCCATGTGGCCTAAGAAGCCTACCCCCAAGGAGAACGACAGAAGAGATGCCAGCAAAAGGTGTGAATACCACTACGATATTGGCCACAATACAGAAGATTGTGTAGTACTACGAAAGGAAGTAAAGCACCTCTATAGTGTTGGATGCTTCGATCACCTGCTCCCCTAGAGAGCGAAATATGGAAAGGTCAATACTGCTGACCAGGCCCAACCATTCCCACCTCCTCCTTACTCAAAGGTCGTGAGCGTCATCACAGAAGGATCGGAAATATGTGGTCTCACTTATTCAGTAGCAAAGTTCCATGCAACCGAGAGTAAAGGAGATAAACCAGAGTTCTCCCCCAGGGTCAGCAGACAGGATCTACCAGCAATCTCATTCGACGAGGCAGACATACTCGATGAGGCAGAACACCACCGTGACGCCTTGATCATTACCCTTTCCATAGGGAACTGCCTTGTTAAAAAGatattggtagatacaggaagctctgtGAACCTCATAATCTTTGGAAACCTTGAAGAATATGGGGTTCGGCGAGAAAGACACAGTTCAAGGCAGTACCCTTGGTAGGCTTCAGCGGAGAAACTAAACAATCCCTTGGAGAATAGTGATTCCTACCTTTGCAGGGGGTATGAACAAACAGGTACGGTACTTGGTCATTGATGGTCCGTCAACTTATAACGTGATACTTGGTAGGCCTTGGATTTATGAAACGAAAGCGGTACCATCAACGTACCATTGAACCCTGAAGTTCTCTACACCTTGGGGGGTACATGAGATACGGGGAGGTCAAAATATCGCTCGGGATTGCTATAAGAATGCTCTGAAACCCACTGCAACTGgtccagcatagcaattacatAAACTGTGCGTCCAGAGGGAGTATATCACACAGCCCAGGAGGAACTCGACGAAGTAGTCCTGGACCCACAATTTCCAGCAAGAACAGTATTGGTGGGAGCTGATTGTGCAGGTAACATCCGTGAGCGGATAATTGAATTTCTACgtactaacatggattgtttcgccTGGTCCCATAACGACATGATTGGCATAGATCCAAGTGTAATTACACACCGGTTAAATGTAGACCCCAGCTTTCCTCCAATCCAgcagaaaaggcggaaatttgctCCTGAAAGGAATGAGGTGATAAACCAGGAGGTAGACAACCTCCTGGCAGTAGGCAAGATCAGGGAAGTTAACTGCCCAGAATGGCTCTCGAATGTTGTGGTTGTTCCTAAGAAGAACaacaagtggagagtatgtgttgaTTTCACAAATCTtaacaaagcttgcccaaaagaCCCGTTCCCCCTGCCGCACATCGATTCCATGGTAGACGCAACAATAGGGCATGAGCTACTTACCCTCCTTGACGCCTGGAGtgggtacaaccagataaaaatggACCCGAAGGATCAGGAGAAAACAGCCTTCAGATCTAACAGAGGCCTGTACTGCTACAATGTGATGCCTTTTGGCCTCAAAAATCTTAGTTCCACCTATCAGCGCCTGGTGAACAGAATGTTCAAGGAGGAGATAGGGAGAATaatggaagtctacattgacgatatggtagtcaaatCCGAGAAGGTAGAACAACACATCTCCCACCTGGAAAATACCTTCTCGATCCTCAGAAAATACCATATGAAGCTGAACCCCTTGAATGCACTTTTGGAGTCTCATCGGGGAAATTCCTGGGGTACTTGGTGAcgcaaagagggatagaggccagcacgGAGCAAATCAAAGCAGTACTCTAGTTAGAATCTCCTCAGAAGCCGAAGGACGTAAAGAGGCTCACAGGACGGGTAGCAGCCCTAAACCAGTTCATATCAAGGTCCTCAGACAGGTGCCGGTTGTTCTATGACATCCTGAGGAggagccagaagtttgaatggacgccAGAGCATGAAAAGGCGTTTGGGGAACTCAAGCAGTACCTAAGCACCCCTCCTCTTCTCTCCAAGCCAGAACAAGGAGAACCACTGTACTTGTATCTGTCACTAACGGAGGCagtgatgcgtgtcttaaatatgatgttttactccCCATTTttcacgcatttcagagctcatttgtgtagtttatgttactattctccctatttccgtctactttcgtatttttgtacattattgcagaaatgtgaagaatcgagcggaaatcgagccgaatccatccccgagtaccttgcattgcatttgacgtgaagtatttactcaaggaacgagcttggtgcgcatttcgaggccagaaagataattttatgaagaattagaagcggactatcagctaacgcaatcgatcgactggccttcatggtcgatcgaccaacgcacgacttacaggagctactgttcagcatagttcagtcgatcgaccggctgctatggtcgatcgaccataccgttaattctgacgtgaattaatagaacgagatttccaaagcccattgtatattaggtttaggaataagtgttacgcgatattctatataacgtaacctaggttaTTCAGAATGATCATCAAGCTTTAATTCaattttatcatcaagttctacacatacattagtttagattctttcattaataaagttctttttgcaatcggttttgatctttcttctGCGATTCCCTTCACGGTActcttctgttcttatattcagtttcattgctttgATTTACTGATAGTTTAGggttgctaggttagatctcccgaagccaaattattgttatatgttaattgttcgtttaattaatttaagcatgaattcgaatgttttcaTTGTTAAGTCtattgctgtcattatttctagtatgagtagctaaacaccctgtgctaggatgtagggaatctataggttaggcggcattagaataggaagacctagacgcgtcatggtcgatcgactggcccatccggtcgatcgactgggcccgtgagatatgcttcgtttattaatttaatttccatatttgacgaatcgaatgcacgcgactagttgaatgtttaggatttgaccgacccaataaagatcgaaagatagggaagggaaatagccttcctaattaagacgactagattaatgagatcgaaagatgagttaatttagcctttttagtcacttttcaggacgaaagttagtattagtgatattagggacctgtagcgagatcgaaagatgctacctgtaagaatggaccgaaaggacttcttatttttccatctcacgtgtttgttttagacctacctagtatacttccaccgaaactatagtgaaccgaccatcttagcacccttttaatatttgatttcatccgtttatttagtttactgtcttttattgcctttagctatagacaaaaatcaaatcaaacccccacacttgttactttaaagactaaaatcagacaactattgaTTGCATCGTCTCCctatggttcgaccctgactgccactagctatagtagtagtttggactataaatattatttttggtgcacacaacgacgggcatcaaattttggcgccgttgccagggaggaaattgtttaaaaattttagttgtttctatttttagtctttctcttagtttaaggggcATCTGTTCCtcaaactattctcatattctatttgtagtttcttcttatgcgcaggtcacagggtggtgaactactaccgttcaatcccgagattgagaagactttgcgtgagttgagacgattaatggatcatttttgagacggtctgaagaggggtcaagctacaacaaagagaaggtagtggattttcagcctaagtccaccgatgccggcatgagagacctagaggagagggctaagttacttctttcagccccctatccagaaagattggtgccgacgaaggaacaggtatcgtttaacaaatttgaaaatgttattcgtagcttaaatgtacaagttccttttcttgagttagttaatcaagtgcctgcttacatgaaatttatgaagcaacttttgtctaaaaagaagtcacttgaaactgtgcattctgtcacactaactgaggagtcatgttcttatttgacccatactgcaccttataagctagaagacccaggaagcttttcagtcccatgtagtattggcaccttttctattgagaaggccttgtgtgatctaggagccagtattagtgtcatgcccttgagtcttgctaggaagttaaaattgactaggtttgcagtcacaaacatgacagtacagatggctgaccgatctgcggtccagcctataggagtcttagaggacattcccgtgtaaataggaaagttctttttccctgttgacttcgttgtactagatatgcccgaggatgctcacattcccatcatattgggtagaccatttctgcacactgctggtgcagttattgatgttggttcagggacactgaccttcaaagtagggaaacactccattgtctttgcccagacagctaagaagaaagaccccatgtggccagtcacttgtaatacggtttctgaaaagaaatcctattttatgcTATCTGACATGCCTgtctctatgcctgtttctgctataacacctccgccccagattgggagcaaattggaggaagattcttcagttttggatattgcaggagctggtttggggaaggaagagccgcatgttgctccagctgtgagggagccaatcgttcaaagaggcggcctaagatgtcttagctatggcactgatgaggagcctgatgaggagccagtcaaagtgagggaaTCTGATCTAGATTCTGATGAGCCGgatgaggtcattgattggggagatgctgaagcCGTTGAGCTtcgcggatgttggagttgagaagagtgcggctgagaagatgagcactgtagaggctacttcttgtagccagaagccgagcaagtgggccattccgtggccgttcttgatcaactattagttggttaagactttacaaacattttatttgctttcgttaaactctctatttatcgtttttcgtgtgcgcgagatttcacatttcaataagtttgcttaggattttatatgctttagactattactttgggttttgcgcaattttgggcgcgttattatgtgtatttgcaggtttatagaccttgatggctcaatttattgagctaattcgaagaaatcagaacttacagcaggttttccagtcgatcgactggcctgtgcGGCCGATCGACGGAGCTgcgatttccaggagcttctgctcctgttcaccctggtcgatcgactgggtgatgtggtcgatcgaccatgtccgCTGCTTTacttgttttcgatcattcccctgctgagtttggtcgatttgcggagttgagggagtcttttctccactttattctccgactcatttgttttcttgtttctttattttacacataatgttgcgtttcaataattgttttctcggttttatgcgcggtacttttgtttgttcttttcaggtacttattggtagcatcaAGTCTGcctcgaaacctcctagctcacgctggtttggtttgggaggtttccttttgctgcgcttaaagtcttgtgagtttccgagttcttacttcatgttttgtttagttaatttaacgcaaattcccgttttcctttatttcatttcatgattttgcacaatggggacattgtgtgatttggtttggggaagggttttgcgttgcatttcatttgcttgcattcacgtttacattttgtcttgcattgtttttaAATTTCTccatatatatacagaaaatttccatatatatacagaaaattcaaaaaaaattgaaaaaaatttcaaaaatgcacgtttattttagcatgtaggtcgagttggaacggtagtatttcaatgatgatattgcattttcagctgttttatgcctgagccttgctaattgacatgttattagtagaatcatatatgcatagtctacgagttttcgttaaatttcttgctggacctgagacttgacttagatttttggcaaactacatcattttctgagatttagagcctataactggtgtcatctgtgaCCAGTTTATtcaggattgtgagtagttactccttgtaagacatgttacatcaatatgcataaatatgaacttaatatgcttaatacatgtatgcattcggttcgtggttt is a window encoding:
- the LOC141639114 gene encoding uncharacterized protein LOC141639114 gives rise to the protein MVVAATWPEKEACMCKGFGSTLSGAALQWFVNLPNESISSFAGLGNISNQQFASSRKPDKSSSDLYRIVQRFEESTTDYLARFNMEKIYIPRCDPTTAVNAFRRGLHSDSDLYKDLTKHPCATFEEVKKMAEATYRLEENEDRRDLYGTESSIRKITTEKKNERAKPYSKNTVNKVSGETESTEAPLKLNEYGFTTGLAGVLKEIRELGQRAMWPKKPTPKENDRRDASKRCEYHYDIGHNTEDCVVLRKERAKYGKVNTADQAQPFPPPPYSKVVSVITEGSEICGLTYSVAKFHATESKGDKPEFSPRVSRQDLPAISFDEADILDEAEHHRDALIITLSIGNCLVKKILVDTGSSVNLIIFGNLEEYGVRRERHSSRQYPW